Proteins encoded by one window of Salvia splendens isolate huo1 chromosome 14, SspV2, whole genome shotgun sequence:
- the LOC121765824 gene encoding chlorophyll a-b binding protein P4, chloroplastic-like: MAAVTTQASATVFRPSRFLSGSSGRLNREVSVKPSASCYKSFKVEAKKGEWLPGLPSPAYLDGSLAGDNGFDPLGLAEDPENLRWFIQAELVNGRWAMLGVAGMLLPEVLTSIGILNVPKWYDAGKAEYFASSSTLFVIEFILFHYVEIRRWQDIKNPGSVNQDPIFKQYSLPQGEVGYPGGIFNPLNFAPTLEAKEKEIANGRLAMLAFLGFIIQHNVTGKGPFDNLLQHLSDPWHNTIIQTFQG; the protein is encoded by the exons ATGGCCGCCGTGACCACACAAGCCTCCGCCACCGTATTCCGGCCAAGCCGGTTCTTGAGCGGTTCTTCGGGAAGACTTAACCGGGAAGTGTCGGTTAAACCGTCGGCATCATGTTACAAATCATTCAAAGTGGAAGCCAAGAAAGGTGAATGGCTACCCGGGCTTCCGTCCCCCGCCTATCTCGATGGCAG TCTGGCCGGAGACAATGGGTTCGACCCGTTGGGGCTGGCGGAGGACCCTGAGAACCTGAGGTGGTTCATCCAGGCCGAGCTCGTGAACGGGCGTTGGGCAATGCTGGGGGTAGCTGGAATGCTGCTGCCAGAAGTGTTGACGTCTATCGGGATCTTGAACGTGCCCAAGTGGTACGACGCCGGAAAGGCCGAGTACTTCGCCTCGTCGTCCACGCTGTTCGTGATCGAGTTCATCCTGTTCCACTACGTAGAGATCAGGAGGTGGCAGGACATCAAGAACCCAGGGAGTGTCAACCAAGATCCTATCTTCAAGCAATACAGCTTGCCCCAGGGCGAAGTCGGCTACCCCGGCGGCATCTTCAACCCCCTCAACTTCGCCCCCACTCTCGAGGCCAAGGAGAAGGAGATCGCCAACG GGAGACTGGCGATGCTGGCCTTCTTAGGATTCATCATCCAACACAACGTCACCGGAAAGGGACCCTTCGACAACCTCCTGCAGCATCTTTCCGACCCATGGCACAACACAATCATCCAGACATTCCAGGGCTGA
- the LOC121765823 gene encoding agamous-like MADS-box protein AGL65 isoform X1, protein MGRVKLKIQRLETLNSRQVTYGKRRAGILKKAQEISVLCDIPIVLIIFSPSGKPSIFCGQRSNIDEMIAKYAQLTPKERAKRRLESLETLKRNFKKLDQDVDIEEFLDASTPSIEEMQNRVTTLQAQIAELHERIRWWSNPDTIEDIEHLDQMENSLRESLNRTHITKAKKSDLDCTIQAKSDQTKCTDIIIIQQEKMFKEPLIQFDCTSQVCGDFGRVYEQELPKPQFANNMQFPLATSSDQDCVNQSWLPGGEGQHMMLSGEPQFLGSRDMECSDYFPNVKEQDLDNSREMKTERRLDLLSIDDYSYSAHMRPPLGDQYPYNSFGNLSFPDLMEPGKDMNFQLSSLGYQINGNFDLPHSLVPNAGPCAISMLDDNSYPPPPDCSSD, encoded by the exons ATGGGAAGGGTAAAGCTCAAGATACAGAGATTGGAGACTCTGAACAGCCGGCAGGTTACGTATGGAAAACGAAGGGCTGGAATCTTGAAAAAGGCCCAGGAAATTTCTGTTTTATGTGACATTCCCATTGTACTGATCATATTTTCTCCATCTGGGAAGCCATCCATATTCTGCGGTCAGCGAAG CAACATTGATGAAATGATAGCAAAATATGCTCAACTTACACCAAAAGAAAGGGCAAAGAG GAGGTTGGAGAGTCTTGAA ACTTTAAAAAGAAACTTCAAGAAGCTTGACCAAGATGTTGATATAGAGGAGTTTCTTGATGCAAG TACTCCATCAATTGAG GAAATGCAAAACCGAGTCACGACTCTTCAAGCTCAAATTGCTGAATTACATGAAAGAATAAG ATGGTGGAGTAATCCAGACACTATTGAAGATATTGAACACCTAGATCAGATGGAAAATTCTCTTCGAGAATCGCTGAATAGGACCCACATAACCAAG GCAAAAAAGTCAGATCTTGATTGCACGATCCAGGCTAAGAGTGACCAAACTAAGTGTACTGATATAATTATCATTCAACAGGAAAAGATGTTTAAGGAACCGCTTATTCAGTTTGACTGCACAAGCCAG GTGTGTGGAGACTTTGGTAGAGTTTATGAGCAAGAACTTCCCAAACCACAGTTTGCAAACAACATGCAATTTCCCTTAGCTACAAGCAGTGATCAGGACTGTGTAAACCAGTCATGGCTTCCCGGTGGAGAGGGTCAGCATATGATGCTATCGGGCGAACCGCAGTTCCTGGGTAGTCG AGATATGGAATGCTCCGATTACTTCCCCAATGTGAAAGAACAGGATCTTGACAATTCAAGAGAGATGAAAACTGAAAGAAGACTAGACTTGTTGTCCATTGATGATTACTCTTATTCTGCTCACATGAGACCGCCTCTTGGTGATCAATATCCCTATAATTCGTTTGGAAATTTAAGTTTTCCCGACTTGATGGAACCTGGAAAGGATATGAATTTTCAACTGAGTAGCTTGGGTTACCAGATAAACGGGAATTTCGACCTTCCGCATAGTTTGGTTCCCAACGCTGGTCCGTGTGCCATTTCCATGCTAGACGATAACTCTTATCCTCCG CCTCCAGACTGCTCCAGTGATTGA
- the LOC121765823 gene encoding agamous-like MADS-box protein AGL65 isoform X2 — protein sequence MGRVKLKIQRLETLNSRQVTYGKRRAGILKKAQEISVLCDIPIVLIIFSPSGKPSIFCGQRSNIDEMIAKYAQLTPKERAKRRLESLETLKRNFKKLDQDVDIEEFLDASTPSIEEMQNRVTTLQAQIAELHERIRWWSNPDTIEDIEHLDQMENSLRESLNRTHITKEKMFKEPLIQFDCTSQVCGDFGRVYEQELPKPQFANNMQFPLATSSDQDCVNQSWLPGGEGQHMMLSGEPQFLGSRDMECSDYFPNVKEQDLDNSREMKTERRLDLLSIDDYSYSAHMRPPLGDQYPYNSFGNLSFPDLMEPGKDMNFQLSSLGYQINGNFDLPHSLVPNAGPCAISMLDDNSYPPPPDCSSD from the exons ATGGGAAGGGTAAAGCTCAAGATACAGAGATTGGAGACTCTGAACAGCCGGCAGGTTACGTATGGAAAACGAAGGGCTGGAATCTTGAAAAAGGCCCAGGAAATTTCTGTTTTATGTGACATTCCCATTGTACTGATCATATTTTCTCCATCTGGGAAGCCATCCATATTCTGCGGTCAGCGAAG CAACATTGATGAAATGATAGCAAAATATGCTCAACTTACACCAAAAGAAAGGGCAAAGAG GAGGTTGGAGAGTCTTGAA ACTTTAAAAAGAAACTTCAAGAAGCTTGACCAAGATGTTGATATAGAGGAGTTTCTTGATGCAAG TACTCCATCAATTGAG GAAATGCAAAACCGAGTCACGACTCTTCAAGCTCAAATTGCTGAATTACATGAAAGAATAAG ATGGTGGAGTAATCCAGACACTATTGAAGATATTGAACACCTAGATCAGATGGAAAATTCTCTTCGAGAATCGCTGAATAGGACCCACATAACCAAG GAAAAGATGTTTAAGGAACCGCTTATTCAGTTTGACTGCACAAGCCAG GTGTGTGGAGACTTTGGTAGAGTTTATGAGCAAGAACTTCCCAAACCACAGTTTGCAAACAACATGCAATTTCCCTTAGCTACAAGCAGTGATCAGGACTGTGTAAACCAGTCATGGCTTCCCGGTGGAGAGGGTCAGCATATGATGCTATCGGGCGAACCGCAGTTCCTGGGTAGTCG AGATATGGAATGCTCCGATTACTTCCCCAATGTGAAAGAACAGGATCTTGACAATTCAAGAGAGATGAAAACTGAAAGAAGACTAGACTTGTTGTCCATTGATGATTACTCTTATTCTGCTCACATGAGACCGCCTCTTGGTGATCAATATCCCTATAATTCGTTTGGAAATTTAAGTTTTCCCGACTTGATGGAACCTGGAAAGGATATGAATTTTCAACTGAGTAGCTTGGGTTACCAGATAAACGGGAATTTCGACCTTCCGCATAGTTTGGTTCCCAACGCTGGTCCGTGTGCCATTTCCATGCTAGACGATAACTCTTATCCTCCG CCTCCAGACTGCTCCAGTGATTGA